Proteins encoded by one window of Musa acuminata AAA Group cultivar baxijiao chromosome BXJ2-9, Cavendish_Baxijiao_AAA, whole genome shotgun sequence:
- the LOC135622625 gene encoding large ribosomal subunit protein bL21m-like: protein MASRRCLGALTRHLRARLFSASPLENPQTLSLRSLGFAIPQRTSSDLDICRRAFRCSISIRFGGVRRCSSRPTNPSDEEEDEDDESEEEEEENKEGGVSSDGENGDVRASKCVVQRGKSDEEKVEEAAEIGYKVIGPLDSSENPFKSYEPFFAVVQIGSHQFKVSNGDSIFTERLKYCEVNDKLILNRVLMLGSRTETVVGRPIVPDAAVHAVVEEHTLDATVIIFKKKRRKNYRRTKGHRQELTKLRITDIQGIDKSENVAAVA, encoded by the exons ATGGCGAGCCGGCGATGCCTCGGCGCTCTCACTCGTCATCTACGCGCCCGTCTCTTCTCCGCCTCTCCTCTGGAGAACCCGCAAACCCTGAGCCTTCGATCTCTCGGTTTCGCGATCCCGCAACGAACTTCCTCGGATCTTGACATCTGTCGCAGGGCATTTCGATGCAGTATTTCGATTCGTTTCGGCGGTGTTCGCCGTTGTTCTTCTCGGCCGACGAATCCTTCggacgaggaggaagatgaggacgATGAAagcgaagaagaggaggaggaaaacaaggaaggAGGAGTGAGCAGCGATGGAGAGAATGGAGATGTTCGGGCTTCGAAATGTGTCGTTCAGAGGGGGAAATCGGACGAAGAGAAGGTAGAAGAGGCTGCTGAGATTGGGTATAAGGTGATCGGGCCGCTGGATTCGTCGGAGAATCCGTTCAAGTCATATGAGCCTTTTTTCGCCGTTGTTCAG ATTGGTTCCCATCAGTTTAAAGTCAGCAATGGGGATTCCATTTTTACGGAAAGACTGAAATACTGTGAGGTTAATGATAAG TTAATTTTGAACAGGGTTTTAATGTTGGGATCAAGAACTGAAACAGTCGTTGGCAGGCCAATAGTACCTGATGCAGCTGTACATGCTGTTGTTGAAGAACAT ACTTTAGATGCAACAGTTatcatatttaagaaaaaaagaagaaaaaattaccGTCGAACCAAGGGTCATCGCCAG GAACTGACTAAGCTGAGAATCACTGATATTCAAGGAATAGACAAGTCAGAAAACGTCGCAGCTGTTGCCTAA
- the LOC135622626 gene encoding E3 ubiquitin-protein ligase ATL42-like, with amino-acid sequence MPSETCAASFTYFFFFSFAISAAQQTDAVYWSPPNVAVSFRPSVALVIGIFALMFFLTFLLIYGKVCHFAAAAHATDLLVADAAGHGRFILPQDRFSGIDRTVIESLPFFRFSSLRGVRDGLECAVCLSKFDDAEVLRLLAKCKHAFHVRCVDRWLEAHSSCPLCRCKVNADDDGLFKYSTSSRFLFASDRLEASGRDLELFVEREPNDARNLRGSSGFSISSSFRNTDKWRELPTLEEGASGGRILHKFKHKIIVSDVVFKSRWSDVNSSDLISLDLEMLSGKDVVWNVESTRSSASEGKASPDDKLLRINEEMEKKRLLEIKASQINKNNSMSVPSISSSGTNTRALISSGNRSMSDITNVSRFMQLKDPGNSATHGDEDEKARKLWLPIARRTVQWFAGRERRSQMQCSRRESTGV; translated from the coding sequence ATGCCTTCCGAGACCTGCGCTGCTTCCTTcacctacttcttcttcttctcgttcgCCATCTCGGCCGCCCAGCAAACCGATGCCGTCTACTGGTCGCCGCCCAACGTGGCTGTGTCCTTCCGCCCGAGCGTCGCCCTCGTGATCGGGATCTTCGCCCTTATGTTCTTCCTCACCTTCCTCCTCATATACGGCAAGGTCTGCCACTTCGCCGCCGCCGCCCACGCCACCGACCTCCTCGTCGCCGACGCCGCAGGCCATGGAAGGTTTATCCTGCCCCAGGACCGCTTCTCCGGCATCGATAGGACCGTCATCGAGTCCCTACCCTTCTTCCGCTTCTCGTCGCTGCGCGGCGTCCGCGACGGCCTCGAGTGCGCCGTCTGCTTGTCCAAGTTCGATGACGCCGAGGTCCTCCGGCTGCTTGCCAAGTGTAAGCACGCGTTCCACGTCCGCTGCGTTGACCGCTGGCTCGAGGCGCACTCCAGCTGCCCCCTATGCCGGTGCAAGGTCAACGCCGACGACGACGGCCTCTTCAAGTACTCCACCAGCTCTCGCTTCCTGTTCGCCTCCGACCGGCTCGAGGCCAGCGGCCGCGACCTCGAGTTGTTCGTGGAGCGAGAGCCCAACGACGCCCGCAATCTCCGCGGCTCATCAGGATTCAGCATCAGTAGTAGCTTCCGGAATACCGACAAGTGGCGGGAGTTGCCAACGCTCGAAGAAGGCGCCAGTGGCGGCCGAATCCTGCACAAGTTCAAGCACAAGATCATCGTCTCCGATGTCGTGTTCAAGAGCCGGTGGAGCGACGTGAACTCGTCCGACTTGATATCCTTGGACCTGGAAATGCTATCCGGTAAAGACGTGGTCTGGAATGTGGAGTCAACGAGATCAAGCGCATCAGAGGGAAAAGCTTCACCTGATGACAAACTACTGAGGATTAATGAAGAGATGGAGAAGAAGAGACTGCTCGAGATCAAAGCCAGCCAGATCAACAAGAACAACTCGATGTCTGTTCCAAGCATTTCATCGAGCGGCACCAACACGAGAGCTCTTATTTCCTCAGGCAACAGATCGATGTCGGATATCACAAACGTATCAAGGTTTATGCAGCTCAAAGATCCCGGCAACAGCGCAACCCATGGAGATGAAGACGAGAAGGCGAGGAAACTCTGGCTGCCGATCGCGAGGAGGACCGTGCAATGGTTCGCGGGAAGGGAGAGGAGGTCACAGATGCAGTGCAGCAGAAGAGAGTCCACAGGTGTTTAA